A genomic window from Megalobrama amblycephala isolate DHTTF-2021 linkage group LG2, ASM1881202v1, whole genome shotgun sequence includes:
- the LOC125263455 gene encoding uncharacterized protein LOC125263455, with protein MFHVFVLICLCCWSLIVSVMEGDSVTLYIDDTEIHEKDNILWTYGAENSLIAIMNREDGIFFTYDSVDGRFRDRLKLDDQTGSLTITNITTEHAGDYQLEISGAKLTKKTFSVSVYGVFGDSVSVMEGDSVTLYTDLTKIMDADLIRWRFETNDNLEAKIIVQAYRSTVYDDVTDERFRDRLKPDDQTGSLTITNITTEHAGVYEQWIRSYMHWRWLKKRFIVSVYARLPVPVISSNSSQCSSS; from the exons ATGTTTCACGTGTTTGTTTTGATCTGTTTGTGCTGCTGGAGTCTGATCG tgtcagtgatggagggagattctgtcactttaTACATTGATGATACTGAAATACATGAAAAAGACAACATACTGTGGACATATGGAGCTGAAAACTCTCTCATAGCTATAATGAATAGAGAGGATGGCATCTTCTTCACATATGATAGcgttgatgggagattcagagacagactgaagctggacgatcaaactggatctctgaccatcacaaacatcacaactgaacatgctggagattATCAACTAGAGATAAGTGGAGCGAAACTGACgaaaaaaacattcagtgtttctgtctatg gtgtgtttggtgactcagtgtcagtgatggagggagattctgtcactttaTACACTGATCTTACTAAAATAATGGATGCTGATCTGATTCGGTGGAGGTTTGAAACTAATGACAATCTAGAAGCTAAAATCATTGTACAGGCTTACAGAagcactgtatatgatgatgttactgatgagagattcagagacagactgaagccggacgatcaaactggatctctgaccatcacgaacatcacaactgaacatgctggagtttatGAACAATGGATAAGAAGTTATATGCATTGGCGATGGCTGAAAAAAAGATTCATTgtttctgtctatg ctcgtctgcctgttcctgtcatcagcagtaactcttcacaatgttcttcatca
- the LOC125263451 gene encoding SLAM family member 5-like gives MFHTFVLFCLCLRRLIGVFGDSVSVMEGDSVTLYTDVTEIHEDEDILWRFGAENSLIAKMKKKNETFNTFNGTDGRFRDRLKLDDQTGSLTITNTRTEHAGVYKLEIAGAKKSSKTFNVSVYACLPVPVIINNSSNCSSSNCSLVCSAVNVSHVTLSWFKGNSLLSSISVSDLSISLSLPLEVEYQDKNTYSCVLNNPINNQTRHLNINQHCHTCSVPPVSVSVIVLISAGSLLIVAAVIGIFYIYKKHRKTDKEVETCEQEITYAETTFNKRNSQELKVEEEGHVEYAPITMR, from the exons atgtttcacacgtttgttttgttctgtttgtgctTGAGGCGTCTGATCG gtgtgtttggtgattcagtgtcagtgatggagggagattctgtcactttaTACACTGATGTaactgaaatacatgaagatgAAGACATACTGTGGAGATTTGGAGCTGAAAACTCTCTCATAgctaaaatgaagaaaaagaacGAAACCTTCAACACATTTAATGGtactgatgggagattcagagacagactgaagctggacgatcaaactggatctctgaccatcacaaacaccagaactgaacatgctggagtttatAAACTAGAGATAGCTGGAGCGAAAAAatcatcaaaaacattcaatgtttctgtctatg CTTGTCtccctgttcctgtcatcatcAATAACTCTTCAAACTGTTCatcatcaaattgttcattggtgtgttcagctgtgaatgtgagtcatgtgactctctcctggttcaaaggaaacagtttattgtccagcatcagtgtgtctgatctcagcatcagtctctctctacctctggaggtggaatatcaggataaaaacacctacagctgtgtgctgaacaatcccatcaacAACCAGACGAGACACCTCAATATTAATCAACACTGTCACACATGTTCAG TTCCTCCAGTCTCAGTCTCTGTGATAGTGCTGATCTCTGCTGGATCTCTACTGAttgtagctgctgtcattgGGATCTTTTACATCTACAAGAAACATAGAAAAACAGACAAAGAAG TTGAGACTTGTGAACAAGAGATCACTTACGCTGAAACAACGTTCAACAAAAGAAACTCACAAGAACTG AAAGTTGAAGAGGAGGGTCATGTGGAATATGCACCAATCACAATGAGATGA